Proteins from a genomic interval of Micropterus dolomieu isolate WLL.071019.BEF.003 ecotype Adirondacks linkage group LG16, ASM2129224v1, whole genome shotgun sequence:
- the prickle1b gene encoding prickle-like protein 1b, translated as MNLERSERGERPSPRDSEMEPRAGGKMGKISVGFQRSSTSDDDSGCALEEYAWVPPGLRPEQVQMYFCCLPEEKVPYVNSPGEKHRIRQLLYQLPPHDNEVRYCHSLTEEEKRELHMFSAQRKREALGRGTPRILPRALQHTRCENCGRGINGGEMAIFASRAGPSPCWHPSCFACATCQELLVDLIYFYQNGKILCGRHHAELLKPRCSSCDEIIFSDECTEAEGRHWHMKHFACFECETMLGGQRYIMKDGRPYCCGCFESLYAEYCEACGENIGVDHAQMTYEGVHWHATDQCFCCAQCKTSLLGCPFLPKQGRIYCSKACSQGEDIHASDSSDSAFQSARSRESRRSVRMGKSSRPAEQWTQSQLFNPPATVPSFECKLGEGDVDADCDIGIVGRKLARLGLEEERYWRDREEQDGGGEEDPEEWAQHEDYMTQLLLKFGDRGMLHQLQQPSPKSPSPSSDRKRLIHVSDPWLKPDTTTMGVTASSPTPASPTQSQTSNQSQANSLSPGLISKKHLPEMYWAQSQDGLGDSAYGSHPGPASARKIQELELDQDQEQSGTGRQAFWPDTRQWYEDSLECIADELRKAEQGAGDSMDSLALSNITGASVDGDSRDRPIVYTLAMQDPSVADDCEKMSNMGTFNSSHLHHSANSLNLNMEKGGDEEVALAMRGGTPGGLLSLSPHSEGLPPFVHAPALRRSKSQSRPPQMVKFSEDTVDNGYNDGFDVNIRKHPMSEKPQRRAYCPDEMGRERSRPSSHHGRSRQHHHRQGRHHRSHKTRSDNNLHMVPLEKAQRLYEPQQQGLVSPSCGAMLLQHPAHRLPLAFSQTRSDYMPQSSAQDPRVEHFMGLYRDEDDSCSTCSSSSSDSEEEGYFLGQPIPQPRAASRYYAEDYPTRVTALSSQSLGSQTGRRKSHRSKNCIIS; from the exons ATGAACCTGGAGCGCAGTGAAAGAGGGGAACGCCCTTCTCCTCGAGATTCGGAGATGGAGCCTCGTGCTGGGGGAAAGATGGGGAAGATATCAGTGGGCTTCCAGAGGAGCTCCACCTCAGATGATGACTCTGGATGTGCGTTGGAGGAGTATGCGTGGGTGCCACCAGGACTCAGGCCTGAGCAG GTCCAGATGTATTTCTGCTGTCTACCAGAGGAAAAGGTGCCGTATGTCAACAGTCCCGGAGAGAAGCACAGGATCCGACAGCTCCTCTACCAGCTGCCGCCGCATGACAATGAG GTGCGTTATTGCCACTCTCTGACtgaggaggaaaagagggagCTTCACATGTTCAGTGCccagaggaagagggaggcaCTGGGGAGAGGAACACCCAGAATCCTGCCCAGAGCTCTGCAACACACCCGCTGTGAAAAT TGTGGCAGAGGCATCAATGGAGGGGAGATGGCAATTTTTGCCTCCAGAGCAGGGCCAAGCCCCTGCTGGCACCCATCATGCTTTGCGTGTGCCACGTGTCAAGAACTGCTGGTGGATCTGATATATTTCTACCAAAATGGCAAGATCCTCTGTGGAAGACATCACGCTGAGCTTCTTAAACCACGATGCTCTTCTTGTGATGAG ATCATATTTTCGGATGAGTGCACTGAAGCAGAGGGTCGTCACTGGCACATGAAGCACTTTGCCTGTTTTGAGTGTGAAACTATGCTAGGGGGTCAGCGATACATCATGAAAGATGGCCGGCCCTACTGTTGCGGATGCTTTGAGTCACTATATGCAGAGTACTGCGAGGCCTGTGGTGAAAACATTG GTGTCGACCATGCCCAGATGACCTATGAAGGTGTACACTGGCACGCCACAGACCAGTGCTTCTGTTGTGCCCAGTGCAAGACATCATTGCTGGGCTGTCCCTTCCTGCCAAAGCAGGGTCGCATCTATTGCTCAAAGGCCTGCAGCCAGGGGGAAGATATTCACGCCTCCGACTCATCTGATTCTGCCTTCCAGTCTGCCCGCTCACGTGAGTCACGGCGTAGCGTGCGCATGGGGAAGAGCAGCAGGCCTGCCGAACAATGGACACAGTCACAGCTGTTTAACCCCCCTGCTACTGTCCCCTCGTTTGAGTGTAAGCTTGGAGAGGGTGATGTAGATGCTGATTGCGACATTGGTATAGTAGGGCGCAAGTTGGCCCGCCTAGgactggaggaggagaggtacTGGAGGGACCGGGAGGAGCAGGATGGCGGTGGAGAGGAAGATCCAGAGGAGTGGGCTCAGCATGAGGACTATATGACTCAGCTCCTGCTCAAGTTTGGAGACCGTGGGATGTTACACCAACTTCAGCAGCCATCCCCAAAATCTCCCAGCCCTAGCAGTGACAGAAAAAGGCTAATACATGTCTCTGACCCATGGCTAAAGCCTGATACCACAACTATGGGGGTTACTGCCTCCTCTCCCACACCTGCCAGTCCCACCCAGAGCCAGACTTCCAATCAATCCCAAGCCAACAGCCTTAGCCCTGGACTGATAAGCAAAAAGCACCTGCCTGAAATGTACTGGGCCCAGTCACAGGACGGGTTGGGAGACTCAGCCTATGGGAGTCATCCAGGTCCTGCCAGTGCCAGAAAGATCCAAGAGCTGGAATTGGACCAGGATCAGGAGCAATCTGGGACAGGAAGACAGGCCTTCTGGCCAGACACCAGGCAGTGGTATGAAGACTCCCTTGAGTGCATCGCTGATGAGCTGAGGAAAGCTGAGCAGGGAGCTGGAGACTCCATGGACTCCCTGGCGCTCTCAAATATCACTG GTGCATCAGTGGATGGAGATAGCAGGGATAGACCTATAGTCTACACCCTTGCCATGCAGGATCCATCAGTGGCAGATGACTGTGAGAAGATGAGCAACATGGGAACATTTAATTCATCTCATCTTCACCACAGTGCCAACTCTCTCAACCTTAACATGGAGAAGGGAGGTGATGAGGAGGTAGCATTGGCAATGAGGGGAGGCACACCAGGAGGACTTCTTTCATTGTCCCCGCATTCAGAAGGCCTTCCTCCTTTTGTCCATGCCCCAGCTCTGAGGAGGAGCAAGTCCCAGTCCAGACCTCCTCAGATGGTCAAGTTCTCAGAAGACACTGTAGACAATGGCTATAATGATGGGTTTGATGTCAATATTAGGAAGCATCCTATGAGTGAGAAGCCACAGCGGAGGGCGTACTGCCCAGATGAGATGGGCCGAGAAAGAAGCCGCCCATCGAGCCACCATGGGCGCAGCAGGCAGCACCACCACCGGCAAGGCCGGCACCACAGGAGCCACAAAACCCGCTCAGACAACAACCTTCACATGGTGCCTTTGGAGAAAGCACAGAGGCTGTATGAGCCCCAGCAGCAGGGTCTAGTAAGCCCATCTTGTGGTGCCATGCTTCTACAGCATCCCGCACACAGGCTGCCCTTGGCCTTCTCCCAAACCCGATCTGACTATATGCCTCAGAGCTCAGCTCAAGACCCACGGGTTGAGCATTTCATGGGTCTCTACAGAGATGAGGATGACAGTTGCTCCAcatgctcctcctcctcatcagacTCTGAGGAGGAAGGCTATTTCCTGGGCCAGCCAATTCCTCAGCCTCGAGCAGCTTCTCGCTACTATGCTGAAGACTACCCAACAAGGGTTACAGCCCTCTCTTCCCAGAGTCTTGGCTCACAGACTGGTCGCAGAAAGAGCCACCGCTCCAAAAACTGTATCATCTCTTAA